The Actinomycetota bacterium genome has a window encoding:
- a CDS encoding DUF916 domain-containing protein gives MTTSPAMVCHRGGRFAAALTVLVAAVGLVISAPPADAGETDTFRLQPYPLEVGGDVRRAFQLSVEPGATVTDAVELTNLTDQPRRFRLYPADASTDPQTGATAVTAAGASLKGVGSWIDVERSDVAVAPGARELVSFSVARPAGTAATGTGAVVAEEVREAATGPGIDVVFRVAILVDLSGKAASLTVDAPNLTVPVALLPSSGTVGTTLHNETLQPVTSTVHFAVHSLTGRSWALQPVTVELAPGERLRVEQDWEAVPRWGGVLRASAEATWSGGAISAQGPRALHPPPWLLAVVILALAVRVARELPIRVLPGRPAVQRTW, from the coding sequence ATGACGACGTCACCGGCGATGGTCTGCCACCGTGGGGGCCGCTTCGCGGCGGCCCTCACGGTCCTCGTTGCGGCAGTGGGGCTGGTCATCAGCGCCCCGCCCGCCGATGCCGGCGAGACCGACACCTTCCGCTTGCAGCCCTACCCCCTGGAGGTCGGCGGTGACGTCCGTCGCGCGTTCCAGCTCTCCGTCGAGCCGGGCGCGACCGTGACCGACGCGGTGGAGCTGACCAACCTCACCGACCAGCCGCGACGCTTCCGGCTGTACCCGGCCGATGCCAGCACCGACCCGCAGACCGGCGCCACAGCGGTGACCGCCGCCGGCGCCTCCCTGAAGGGGGTCGGTTCGTGGATCGACGTGGAACGCAGTGACGTGGCCGTGGCTCCCGGCGCCCGCGAGCTCGTGTCGTTCTCGGTCGCGCGCCCGGCGGGGACGGCAGCCACCGGCACCGGCGCGGTCGTCGCGGAGGAGGTCCGCGAGGCCGCCACGGGCCCCGGGATCGACGTGGTGTTCCGCGTCGCGATCCTGGTGGACCTGTCGGGCAAGGCCGCGTCGCTGACCGTCGACGCGCCGAACCTGACCGTGCCGGTGGCTCTGCTGCCCTCGTCGGGGACCGTGGGCACGACGCTGCACAACGAGACCCTGCAGCCGGTCACCTCGACGGTGCACTTCGCGGTGCACAGCCTGACCGGTCGCAGCTGGGCCCTGCAGCCAGTCACCGTGGAGTTGGCCCCCGGCGAACGTCTGCGCGTGGAGCAGGACTGGGAGGCGGTCCCGCGGTGGGGTGGCGTCCTGCGTGCCTCGGCCGAAGCCACCTGGAGCGGTGGGGCCATCTCCGCCCAGGGCCCGCGCGCACTGCACCCGCCACCGTGGCTGCTGGCCGTGGTGATCCTGGCCCTGGCGGTGCGGGTCGCCCGAGAGCTGCCGATCAGAGTGCTGCCTGGCCGGCCCGCAGTGCAACGCACGTGGTGA
- a CDS encoding patatin-like phospholipase family protein, producing MTGHATRPADLVLEGGGVKGVALVGAVTSLHQAGYRFERVAGTSAGAVVGALIAAGATPDRLRAWMGTIDYLRFADRSLLDRIPVLGPTLSIVLEKGIFEGTAVRRWVHERLAELGVETFGDLRRDDPGSHLPPQRRHRLVVTATDLTLGRLVRFPWDYHLYGLEPDEQPVADAVRASTAIPYFYEPVGLRDARGEVHYLVDGGLLSNFPIELFDRDDARPPRFPTIGVKLSARPDGQGPAHRIRGPASYLRAVIGTLLLAQDWKHLHDPCVAERTIFVDTSGISAVDFALTSAQAQQLFASGVDAAQQWLAGWDWEDHLARCRP from the coding sequence GTGACCGGCCACGCCACCCGCCCAGCGGACCTGGTCCTGGAAGGCGGCGGGGTCAAGGGCGTCGCGCTGGTCGGGGCGGTCACCAGCCTGCACCAGGCCGGCTACCGCTTCGAACGGGTCGCTGGGACCTCCGCCGGAGCGGTGGTCGGGGCGCTGATCGCGGCCGGCGCCACACCCGACCGGCTCCGCGCCTGGATGGGCACGATCGACTACCTGCGGTTCGCCGACCGCAGCCTCCTGGACCGCATCCCCGTGCTGGGCCCGACCCTGTCGATCGTCCTCGAGAAGGGCATCTTCGAGGGCACCGCGGTGCGGCGCTGGGTCCACGAGCGCCTCGCCGAGCTCGGCGTCGAGACGTTCGGCGATCTTCGCCGCGACGACCCCGGCAGTCACCTGCCGCCGCAGCGGCGCCACCGGCTGGTGGTCACCGCCACCGACCTGACCCTGGGTCGCCTGGTCCGCTTCCCGTGGGACTACCACCTGTACGGGCTCGAACCCGACGAGCAGCCGGTGGCCGACGCCGTCCGCGCGTCGACCGCGATCCCGTACTTCTACGAGCCGGTCGGCCTCCGCGACGCCCGCGGGGAGGTGCACTACCTGGTCGACGGCGGGTTGCTGTCCAACTTCCCGATCGAGCTGTTCGATCGTGACGACGCCCGCCCCCCGCGCTTCCCCACCATCGGCGTGAAGCTGTCGGCGCGTCCCGACGGCCAGGGGCCCGCCCACCGCATCCGCGGGCCGGCCAGCTACCTGCGGGCGGTGATCGGGACGCTGCTGCTGGCCCAGGACTGGAAGCACCTGCACGACCCGTGCGTGGCCGAACGCACCATCTTCGTCGACACCAGCGGCATCTCGGCGGTCGACTTCGCGTTGACCTCCGCCCAGGCCCAGCAGCTGTTCGCCTCCGGGGTCGACGCCGCCCAGCAGTGGCTCGCCGGCTGGGACTGGGAGGACCACCTCGCGCGGTGCCGCCCGTAG
- a CDS encoding DEAD/DEAH box helicase, whose protein sequence is MTHREDTPATDPLNPLIVQSDRTVLLEVASPKAGDARAALARFAELERSPEHVHTYRITPLSLWNAAAAGVGADDVAATLTGYAKYPVPAAVVAAVRDEMGRYGRLRLVRDIDSGGLALVTDQVTLLEEVCRDPTVAALVGERLDGNRVAVRLADRGPLKQALLALGWPPRDEAGYADGRRLDLTLTCRLRAYQADAVAAWWADGSPAGGNGVLVLPCGAGKTVIGLGALAQTATRTLVLTTSILAARQWIAELTDKTDLDPDQVGEYSGERKDIRPVTVATYQVMTWRDPDSRDERGLVGDFPHLALFDRNEWGLIVYDEVHLLPAPVFRMTARIQAVRRLGLTATLIREDGKEADVFSLIGPKRYDAPWRDLEGQGWIAPARCTEVRVDLTGDEERMAYATAAPQARYRIAATTPAKLAVIDRLVARHAGDRILVIGQYLDQLRDVARRLGAPLVTGQTAQATRERRFAAFRAGDVPVLVVSKVGNFAIDLPEANVAIQLSGTFGSRQEEAQRLGRILRPKADAGAAHFYTVVTRDTADQTFAANRQRFLTEQGYAYTIVDAAGA, encoded by the coding sequence ATGACGCACCGGGAGGACACACCCGCGACCGACCCGCTCAACCCCCTGATCGTCCAGTCCGACCGCACCGTCCTGCTCGAGGTGGCCAGCCCGAAGGCCGGCGACGCCCGCGCCGCCCTGGCCAGGTTCGCCGAACTGGAACGCTCCCCCGAGCACGTGCACACCTACCGGATCACGCCCCTGTCGCTGTGGAACGCGGCCGCCGCCGGGGTCGGCGCCGACGACGTCGCGGCGACCCTCACCGGGTACGCCAAGTACCCGGTGCCCGCTGCCGTGGTGGCAGCGGTCCGCGACGAGATGGGCCGGTACGGGCGGCTGCGGCTCGTCCGCGATATCGACAGCGGAGGGCTGGCGCTGGTCACCGACCAGGTCACGCTCCTCGAGGAGGTGTGTCGCGACCCGACCGTGGCGGCGCTCGTCGGTGAGCGCCTCGACGGCAACCGGGTCGCGGTCCGCCTCGCCGATCGCGGCCCGCTCAAGCAGGCGCTCCTGGCGTTGGGCTGGCCGCCCCGCGACGAGGCCGGCTACGCCGACGGCCGTCGCCTTGACCTGACCCTGACCTGCCGGTTGCGCGCCTACCAGGCGGACGCGGTCGCGGCGTGGTGGGCGGACGGCTCGCCCGCCGGGGGGAACGGCGTGCTGGTGCTGCCCTGCGGGGCGGGGAAGACCGTCATCGGCCTGGGCGCCCTGGCCCAGACGGCCACGCGCACGTTGGTTCTGACCACCTCGATCCTCGCCGCCCGCCAGTGGATCGCCGAGCTCACCGACAAGACCGACCTCGACCCCGACCAGGTCGGCGAGTACTCCGGTGAGCGCAAGGACATCCGGCCGGTCACCGTGGCCACCTACCAGGTGATGACGTGGCGCGACCCCGACAGCCGGGACGAGCGCGGGCTGGTTGGGGACTTCCCGCACCTGGCACTGTTCGACCGCAACGAGTGGGGGCTGATCGTCTACGACGAGGTTCACCTGCTGCCCGCCCCGGTGTTCCGCATGACCGCCCGGATCCAGGCGGTGCGCCGCCTGGGGCTGACGGCCACGCTGATCCGCGAGGACGGCAAGGAGGCCGACGTGTTCTCCCTGATCGGCCCCAAGCGGTACGACGCACCGTGGCGGGATCTGGAGGGCCAAGGCTGGATCGCACCGGCCCGGTGCACGGAGGTCCGGGTGGACCTGACCGGCGACGAGGAGCGGATGGCGTACGCCACCGCCGCGCCGCAGGCCCGCTACCGGATCGCGGCGACCACCCCGGCGAAGCTGGCCGTCATCGACCGGCTCGTGGCCCGCCACGCCGGCGACCGGATCCTCGTGATCGGCCAGTACCTCGACCAGCTGCGCGACGTCGCCCGCCGCCTCGGCGCACCGCTGGTGACCGGCCAGACGGCCCAGGCCACCCGCGAGCGGCGCTTCGCGGCGTTCCGCGCCGGCGACGTCCCGGTGCTGGTCGTCAGCAAGGTCGGCAACTTCGCGATCGACCTGCCCGAGGCCAACGTCGCCATCCAGCTGTCGGGCACGTTCGGATCGCGCCAGGAGGAGGCGCAGCGGCTGGGGCGGATCCTGCGGCCCAAGGCCGATGCGGGAGCCGCCCACTTCTACACGGTCGTGACCCGCGACACCGCTGACCAGACCTTCGCCGCCAACCGGCAGCGGTTCCTCACCGAGCAGGGCTACGCCTACACCATCGTCGACGCGGCCGGGGCGTGA